A genome region from Streptomyces xanthophaeus includes the following:
- the cseC gene encoding two-component system sensor histidine kinase CseC translates to MRRFTFRTGIRWKITVAIASVGVLVTIALSLVVHSAARVSMLESAREVQLERVQFISRNADAGRKPPMGAKLNDPELPADLRHKAQSGRRGTYVQERPGGGVPEVWAAVPLGNGMVLSLHTPFRESTNLLPDLDRALLIGGLSAVIGGSALGVLIGGQISRRLRKAAAASQRVAHGDPDVRVRDAVGGVVRDETDDLARAVDAMADALQQRLEAERRVTADIAHELRTPVTGLLTAAELLPPGRPTELVRDRAQALRALVEDVLEVARLDSASERAELQDVALGEFVSRRVSSLMPEATVRVVADEIVSTDPRRLERILGNLLANAARYGQAPIQVDVEGRVVRVRDHGPGFPEALLREGPSRFRTGSTDRAGVGHGLGLTIAEGQARVLGARLTFRNVAARGGSERAGAAAGAVAVLWLPEHAPTATGSFPILKLPQG, encoded by the coding sequence GTCGATGCTGGAGAGCGCCCGCGAGGTGCAGCTGGAGCGCGTGCAGTTCATCTCCCGCAATGCCGACGCCGGGCGCAAGCCGCCCATGGGGGCCAAGCTCAACGACCCCGAGCTGCCGGCCGACCTGCGGCACAAGGCGCAGTCGGGCCGGCGCGGGACCTACGTCCAGGAGCGGCCGGGCGGGGGTGTGCCCGAGGTGTGGGCCGCCGTACCGCTCGGGAACGGGATGGTGCTGTCGCTGCACACGCCGTTCCGGGAGAGCACCAATCTGCTCCCCGACCTGGACCGGGCCCTGCTCATCGGCGGGCTGTCCGCCGTGATCGGCGGCTCGGCGCTCGGCGTGCTCATCGGCGGGCAGATCTCGCGCCGGCTGCGCAAGGCCGCGGCGGCCTCGCAGCGGGTGGCGCACGGTGATCCCGACGTACGCGTCCGGGACGCGGTCGGCGGTGTCGTGCGGGACGAGACGGACGACCTGGCGCGGGCCGTGGACGCCATGGCGGACGCCCTCCAGCAGCGGCTGGAGGCCGAGCGGCGGGTGACCGCGGACATCGCGCACGAACTGCGGACCCCGGTGACGGGCCTCCTCACGGCGGCGGAACTGCTGCCTCCGGGGCGGCCGACCGAGCTGGTGCGGGACCGGGCGCAGGCCCTGCGCGCGCTGGTCGAGGACGTGCTGGAGGTGGCCCGGCTGGACAGTGCGTCGGAGCGGGCGGAGCTCCAGGACGTGGCGCTGGGCGAGTTCGTGAGCCGGCGGGTGTCGTCGCTGATGCCGGAGGCGACCGTACGGGTCGTGGCGGACGAGATCGTCAGCACCGACCCGCGCCGCCTGGAGCGGATCCTGGGCAACCTGCTGGCCAACGCCGCGCGCTACGGGCAGGCGCCGATCCAGGTCGACGTCGAAGGCCGGGTCGTACGGGTCCGGGACCACGGGCCGGGCTTCCCCGAGGCACTGCTGCGCGAGGGGCCGAGCCGCTTCCGCACCGGGTCGACGGACCGCGCGGGCGTGGGGCACGGGCTGGGGCTGACCATCGCGGAGGGCCAGGCGCGGGTCCTGGGTGCCCGGCTGACGTTCCGTAACGTGGCCGCCCGGGGCGGCTCGGAGCGTGCGGGCGCGGCGGCGGGTGCGGTGGCGGTCCTGTGGCTGCCGGAGCACGCGCCGACGGCGACGGGCAGCTTCCCGATCCTCAAGCTTCCGCAGGGCTGA
- a CDS encoding LamG-like jellyroll fold domain-containing protein — protein sequence MTDGTNPPSHPQPDSAPGSGGYGFPPGPPAQEGYGYPTPSGGYGYGYPQTGQQPNPYQQEAGGGQWPPSQPEAEGGQWPPSQQEAEGGQWPPSQPGFTRLAGPDLPGSSQQPDWEAMADRSAAERRKKRLWMLGGAVTVLALLAGGGTFFLMGGAEDGQDAQPANSASASPEPEDAKGPAAYTATVAGDDTLLRDSYGSMGIRLGPDLKVGPLGKRFQVIGKGNGNSWGQSAEPVVDVTKSFTVTARAYNSAAKGSRIVMSQGDGESFSFELGVNEVNGKQAWIFRVQTGDKGAAATTRTVTAEGLQMVKTPTLLMATYDAEKKVIALYVDGKKAGETPVPPIWQAPGPLQLGRSKHHNIWTGPWQGALHSIKTYDMAFAEEQAAAYKEGKLDPSPKPTHAWLLT from the coding sequence ATGACCGACGGTACGAATCCCCCGAGCCACCCGCAGCCCGATTCCGCCCCCGGGAGCGGCGGATACGGGTTCCCGCCGGGACCGCCCGCGCAGGAAGGCTACGGCTACCCGACCCCGTCCGGCGGCTACGGCTACGGCTACCCGCAGACGGGACAGCAGCCGAACCCGTACCAGCAGGAAGCGGGAGGCGGCCAGTGGCCTCCGTCCCAGCCGGAAGCGGAAGGCGGCCAGTGGCCTCCGTCCCAGCAGGAAGCGGAAGGCGGCCAGTGGCCTCCGTCCCAGCCGGGCTTCACGAGGCTGGCCGGTCCGGACCTCCCCGGCAGCTCGCAGCAGCCGGACTGGGAGGCCATGGCCGACCGCTCCGCGGCCGAGCGGCGCAAGAAGCGGCTGTGGATGCTGGGCGGCGCGGTGACCGTACTCGCGCTGCTGGCCGGCGGCGGAACGTTCTTCCTGATGGGCGGCGCCGAGGACGGACAGGACGCGCAGCCCGCGAATTCGGCCTCCGCCTCGCCCGAGCCGGAGGACGCGAAGGGGCCCGCCGCCTACACCGCGACCGTCGCGGGTGACGACACCCTGCTGCGCGACAGCTACGGCAGCATGGGGATCCGGCTCGGCCCGGACCTCAAGGTCGGCCCGCTGGGCAAGCGCTTCCAGGTCATAGGCAAGGGCAACGGGAACTCGTGGGGGCAGTCCGCCGAGCCGGTCGTGGACGTGACCAAGAGCTTCACCGTCACGGCCCGCGCCTACAACTCCGCCGCCAAGGGCTCGCGGATCGTCATGAGCCAGGGCGACGGGGAGTCGTTCTCCTTCGAGCTGGGCGTGAACGAGGTGAACGGCAAGCAGGCCTGGATCTTCCGCGTGCAGACGGGCGACAAGGGCGCCGCGGCCACCACGCGGACGGTCACGGCCGAGGGGCTCCAGATGGTGAAGACGCCCACGCTGCTGATGGCCACCTACGACGCCGAGAAGAAGGTCATCGCGCTCTACGTGGACGGCAAGAAGGCCGGCGAGACCCCGGTGCCGCCGATCTGGCAGGCCCCCGGTCCGCTCCAGCTCGGCCGGTCCAAGCACCACAACATCTGGACCGGTCCGTGGCAGGGCGCCCTGCACAGCATCAAGACCTACGACATGGCCTTCGCGGAGGAGCAGGCGGCCGCGTACAAGGAGGGGAAGCTCGACCCATCGCCGAAGCCGACCCATGCCTGGCTGCTCACCTGA
- a CDS encoding M23 family metallopeptidase codes for MFAKRVYTRRTRIAVGTTALGAVLALGAGTTAAFADAPQTAVTAKAAGAAGAAGASKTGLWDKPLEKYTLSATFGKGGTMWSHKHSGQDFAVPVGTPVKAAAAGVVVKAGPNGGGDGPAYGNAIVIKHANATYSQYAHLSKIQVKIGQKVNASQRIALSGNTGNSSGPHLHFEIRTTPNYGSAVNPVAFLRTNGVTV; via the coding sequence ATGTTCGCGAAGCGCGTCTACACCCGTCGTACCCGTATCGCTGTCGGCACCACCGCTCTCGGTGCCGTGCTGGCCCTCGGGGCGGGCACGACCGCCGCGTTCGCAGACGCCCCGCAGACCGCCGTCACCGCCAAGGCCGCCGGCGCCGCCGGTGCCGCGGGCGCCTCGAAGACCGGTCTCTGGGACAAGCCGCTGGAGAAGTACACGCTGTCCGCGACCTTCGGCAAGGGCGGCACCATGTGGTCCCACAAGCACTCCGGCCAGGACTTCGCCGTCCCGGTCGGCACCCCGGTCAAGGCCGCGGCCGCCGGCGTCGTCGTCAAGGCGGGCCCGAACGGCGGCGGCGACGGCCCCGCGTACGGCAACGCCATCGTGATCAAGCACGCCAACGCCACGTACTCGCAGTACGCGCACCTCTCGAAGATCCAGGTCAAGATCGGCCAGAAGGTCAACGCCTCGCAGCGGATCGCCCTGTCGGGCAACACCGGCAACTCCAGCGGCCCGCACCTGCACTTCGAGATCCGCACCACCCCGAACTACGGCTCGGCCGTCAACCCGGTCGCCTTCCTGCGCACCAACGGCGTCACCGTCTGA